The following proteins come from a genomic window of Nicotiana tomentosiformis chromosome 12, ASM39032v3, whole genome shotgun sequence:
- the LOC104098577 gene encoding uncharacterized protein, giving the protein MAQERSLGALLAQENDEGKEQALYYLSRTLIGAELNYTRVEKICLALLYAIKKLRHYFEAYTIKLISREDPVKFVMTRPVLYGRLARWSILFNQYEITYTPQKVLKGQALADFLVDHHLPTEWEISDELPDEDVLFVEEFPPWTMFFDGSSCRDGAGVGAVLVSPDRQILPFFFVLGETCSNNATEYQALFIDLEMALDMKILQLEIYDDSKLIINQLLGIYDVKKEDLLPYHQYASCLLERFGQVFLNHVPREEKRMADALANLATTMALGENESTKSSKGHMYILAATDYFSRWDEVVPLKEV; this is encoded by the exons ATGGCACAAGAACGCTCACTTGGGGCACTACTTGCTCAAGAGAATGATGAAGGAAAGGAACAAGCCTTGTACTACCTCAGTCGAACTCTGATAGGAGCTGAGTTGAACTACACGCGTGTTGAGAAAATATGCTTAGCGTTACTTTATGCAATAAAGAAACTAAGGCATTATTTTGAAGCATACACCATCAAACTCATCTCTCGAGAAGATCCTGTGAAGTTCGTGATGACTCGACCTGTTCTTTATGGACGCCTAGCAAGATGGTCCATATTGTTTAACCAATATGAGATCACAtacacacctcaaaaggttttGAAAGGACAAGCACTCGCCGATTTTCTAGTCGATCACCATCTTCCGACGGAATGGGAGATTTCTGATGAGCTTCCAGATGAAGACGTTTTGTTCGTTGAAGAATTTCCACCATGGACAATGTTCTTTGATGGATCCTCATGTCGGGATGGTGCAGGGGTAGGTGCTGTGTTGGTCTCTCCAGATAGACAAATCTTGCCATTCTTCTTTGTTTTAGGTGAAACATGCTCCAACAATGCTACAGAGTACCAAGCTTTGTTCATCGATCTTGAAATGGCATTAGACATGAAAATTCTACAGTTGGAGATATACGACGACTCTAAGTTGATCATCAACCAACTTTTGGGGATTTACGATGTAAAGAAGGAAGATCTTTTGCCATACCACCAATATGCTTCTTGTTTACTCGAAAGATTCGGCCAAGTGTTCTTAAACCACGTCCCAAGAGAAGAAAAGCGCATGGCTGATGCTTTGGCTAACTTGGCCACGACGATGGCACTTGGAGAGAATGAGTCAACAAAG TCATCAAAGGGACATATGTACATATTGGCTGCCACAGATTACTTCTCTAGATGGGATGAAGTTGTTCCACTCAAGGAAGTATAA